In Salinisphaera sp. LB1, one genomic interval encodes:
- a CDS encoding OsmC family protein, whose product MPVRKANAQWQGDLKSGKGNMALGSGAFEGQFSYTTRFEDGTGTNPEELLGAAHAGCFSMQFSAMLAADGHTPDSIRTEAKVHFSLDDTPTITQIDLICHGKVPGLDEETFRQTANKAKDACPVSRLFKGAEITLTAALDG is encoded by the coding sequence ATGCCCGTACGCAAGGCCAATGCCCAGTGGCAGGGTGATCTGAAGTCCGGCAAAGGCAATATGGCGCTGGGAAGCGGTGCCTTTGAAGGGCAATTCTCATACACGACCCGCTTCGAGGACGGCACCGGCACCAATCCGGAGGAGTTACTGGGAGCGGCCCATGCGGGCTGTTTTTCGATGCAGTTTTCCGCCATGCTCGCCGCCGACGGGCATACGCCCGATTCGATCCGGACCGAGGCCAAGGTGCACTTCTCGCTCGACGACACGCCCACGATTACGCAGATCGATCTGATCTGCCACGGCAAGGTCCCGGGCCTCGACGAAGAGACGTTCCGCCAGACTGCCAACAAAGCCAAGGATGCCTGTCCGGTGTCGCGCCTGTTCAAGGGCGCCGAGATCACGCTCACGGCCGCTCTGGACGGCTGA
- a CDS encoding peptidylprolyl isomerase has product MQAQRDNVVSIHYVLRDTEGEIIDQSGEGQPLAYLHGHENIVPGLEKAIEGCAEGEEVRATVEPEEGYGPYRDELVQKVNREAFQGVDELAPGMSFRAESDAGPMIVTIKDVDGDEVTVDGNHVLAGQTLDFTVNVAEIRPATDTELEHGHVHDENHAHE; this is encoded by the coding sequence ATGCAAGCGCAGCGCGACAACGTCGTCAGTATCCATTACGTCCTGCGCGATACCGAGGGCGAAATCATTGATCAGTCGGGCGAAGGGCAGCCGCTCGCCTATCTGCACGGTCACGAGAACATCGTGCCGGGCCTGGAGAAGGCCATCGAAGGCTGCGCCGAGGGCGAGGAAGTGCGTGCCACGGTCGAGCCCGAGGAAGGCTATGGCCCCTATCGCGACGAGCTGGTTCAGAAAGTGAACCGCGAAGCGTTTCAGGGCGTGGACGAACTCGCCCCGGGCATGAGTTTCCGCGCCGAGTCGGATGCCGGCCCGATGATCGTCACGATCAAGGATGTGGACGGCGACGAGGTCACGGTTGACGGCAACCACGTACTCGCCGGCCAGACGCTGGATTTCACGGTCAACGTCGCCGAGATCCGCCCGGCGACCGACACCGAGCTCGAACACGGGCACGTGCACGACGAAAACCACGCCCACGAATAA
- a CDS encoding SH3 domain-containing protein, whose protein sequence is MRVRADTRFAIVIAATLAAVPGVVWAAGRDVPSADRAQQILDQNRPLAQNGDASAQYNMGVLYDRGYGVKRDYAKARHWYEKAAAQHYARAEHNLGIMYEAGKGVPRDPAKAAHWFRRGADDGQAASQNNLAVLYMKGQGLPQNTGKAALWAARAAAGGNRAAIDNLPRIIAGLPHVHVNADHVNVRDQPDRNSSVVGHADRGTVAVVLSRRNDWTQILLPDDDTLGWVANFLLSGSQGAIAGNAAPAPDTANAGGAVDATTHTTTPAASDTAASDRVASAAGQAGETAANKAPAGSTRPEAKPPRLAASGESLVVDHRQQPARSTAGKEVAPKTAPDRKPSVPPTPEVATQHQHAPVDQALPKTAGTGTGGGRAKPEAGGSAAATPPATPPAAKSDSSGSLIAKIAKPKPEPKPVSKPKPKPESASQPAPKTKATEPAAATKPSPAAASTATHATVGVDAINVRAKARRGSRVIGQLHRGDRVKLVEEHNGWRYVRTAGGMKGWVAGYLLVMP, encoded by the coding sequence ATGCGCGTGAGGGCCGATACCCGGTTTGCTATTGTCATTGCTGCGACGCTCGCGGCGGTCCCCGGCGTGGTCTGGGCGGCCGGGCGTGATGTGCCGAGCGCGGATCGCGCGCAGCAGATTCTGGATCAGAACCGGCCGTTGGCCCAAAACGGCGATGCCAGTGCGCAGTACAACATGGGCGTGCTCTACGACCGCGGCTACGGCGTCAAGCGCGACTATGCCAAGGCGCGGCACTGGTACGAAAAGGCCGCCGCCCAGCATTATGCTCGCGCCGAACACAATCTCGGCATCATGTATGAGGCGGGCAAGGGCGTGCCGCGTGACCCGGCCAAGGCAGCGCACTGGTTCCGGCGCGGCGCCGATGACGGCCAGGCCGCATCCCAGAACAATCTGGCCGTGCTCTACATGAAGGGGCAGGGTCTGCCGCAGAATACGGGCAAGGCTGCGTTATGGGCGGCGCGTGCGGCCGCCGGCGGCAACCGGGCGGCGATCGATAATCTGCCGCGAATCATCGCCGGTCTGCCGCATGTCCACGTCAATGCCGATCATGTGAATGTGCGCGATCAACCCGATCGCAACTCGTCGGTCGTGGGGCATGCCGACCGCGGTACGGTCGCCGTCGTGCTCTCACGCCGCAACGACTGGACGCAGATTCTGCTGCCCGACGACGACACGCTGGGCTGGGTCGCCAATTTCCTGCTGTCGGGCAGCCAGGGAGCGATCGCCGGTAACGCGGCCCCCGCGCCGGACACCGCCAATGCAGGCGGCGCGGTCGACGCCACGACCCACACCACAACGCCGGCCGCATCGGATACCGCCGCGTCCGATCGCGTAGCGAGCGCGGCGGGCCAGGCCGGCGAAACGGCCGCGAACAAAGCGCCTGCGGGATCCACCCGGCCCGAGGCGAAGCCGCCCCGGCTTGCCGCCAGCGGCGAAAGCCTCGTCGTCGACCACCGCCAGCAGCCGGCGCGGTCGACGGCTGGCAAAGAGGTCGCGCCGAAGACCGCGCCGGACCGGAAGCCATCGGTTCCGCCAACACCGGAGGTCGCGACGCAACACCAACACGCACCGGTGGATCAGGCACTGCCGAAAACGGCGGGCACCGGCACCGGCGGCGGTCGTGCGAAACCCGAGGCCGGCGGCTCGGCGGCCGCGACGCCGCCCGCGACGCCGCCCGCGGCGAAGTCCGACTCGTCCGGTTCGCTGATCGCGAAAATCGCGAAACCGAAACCCGAGCCGAAACCGGTGTCTAAACCGAAACCGAAACCGGAGTCGGCGTCCCAACCGGCACCGAAGACAAAGGCAACCGAGCCGGCGGCGGCCACGAAACCGTCTCCGGCCGCGGCATCAACGGCAACCCATGCCACGGTGGGCGTGGACGCGATCAACGTGCGCGCCAAGGCAAGACGCGGCAGCCGCGTGATCGGTCAGTTGCATCGCGGCGACCGCGTGAAACTGGTGGAGGAGCACAACGGTTGGCGTTACGTGCGCACGGCCGGCGGTATGAAGGGCTGGGTCGCGGGTTATCTGCTCGTGATGCCGTAG
- a CDS encoding SDR family oxidoreductase, with the protein MRDAVLLITGGSTGIGAATARAAVAEGWRVALAARTAATLDSLVDELGGQAIAITCDVTDKASQQAMVNTTLDRFGRIDAVFANAGIGGKPGGFTGADSDVWKDMILTNVYGVGLTIQCTAQALKASRGHLLITGSAAGRVTIPGSMYSATKWAVSAIGYGVREELRGTGVRTTLIEPGMVDTPFFDDRPEHALSDRDIAASVMYALSQPAHVDVNEILVRPTPPIDDD; encoded by the coding sequence ATGCGTGACGCGGTTCTGCTGATCACGGGCGGGTCCACCGGCATCGGGGCGGCAACCGCTCGCGCGGCCGTGGCGGAAGGCTGGCGCGTGGCACTCGCCGCGCGTACCGCCGCCACGCTGGACAGCCTGGTCGACGAACTGGGCGGGCAAGCCATCGCCATCACCTGCGACGTCACCGACAAGGCTTCGCAGCAAGCGATGGTGAACACGACACTCGATCGTTTCGGGCGCATCGACGCCGTGTTTGCCAACGCCGGCATTGGCGGCAAACCGGGCGGTTTCACCGGCGCCGACAGCGACGTCTGGAAGGACATGATCCTGACCAACGTCTACGGCGTCGGCCTGACCATCCAGTGTACCGCGCAAGCCCTCAAGGCCAGCCGCGGGCATCTGCTGATCACGGGCTCGGCGGCCGGCCGGGTGACCATCCCCGGGTCAATGTACAGCGCGACCAAATGGGCGGTCTCTGCGATCGGCTATGGCGTTCGCGAGGAGTTGCGAGGCACTGGGGTGCGTACCACGCTGATCGAACCGGGCATGGTCGATACCCCGTTCTTCGATGATCGCCCCGAACACGCCCTGAGCGATCGCGACATCGCCGCCTCGGTGATGTACGCGCTCTCGCAGCCGGCCCACGTGGATGTCAACGAAATCCTGGTTCGCCCGACGCCGCCAATCGACGACGACTGA